tttctttttaaatattctTCTATTTTATATGTATGTCAtgtaattatgtaaatatatatctatgtcaacgttatgtttagatgtcatatatgtaaagattattaatataaatatttatatataatatagaactataattcattcgattataaaaatatatatattttcaaaaagatagtgaaccagtttttattaaaattatatacaatgtttacaattttaaaactaaacaaacgtgtatTGTACGTCGTTTTTACCTAGTATACTAGAtaaaagcaacgtgcaatatgcatgtttgtttagttttatttataaaatttattaattatttttattaaatttatattaatgtcatataaatttcaaataaatatcttattttaattaaataatttatttacttttgtttaagtttatgtttgttgtagtttttgaatttgggagtgacaacaagatattatatattatatgtttaatgtaatattaaatattatacgtggattttaaatttaagtttcttgctaatttaaaaaaaaaatttgttcataattcatagtagattatattatatgtttaatatgatattattctaataagtgagtttaagtttaattaaattttatttaagttacacaacgtataattttattatttttaaataattatcattgtaaaatatctcaaaaatatcatattttaatttgtttaattatttattatttttaaataattatcattgtaaaatatctaaaaaatatcacattttaatttgtttaattatttattatttttaaataattatcattgtaaaatatctcaaaaatatcatattttaaatttttaattatttattttattttatttaagtttaaatgtttacaaactaccgttaaatataaaaatattctgttaaagttaatattaaaaaaaataaaaaaaccgttaaaaccaagaatttacgttatctatacacttattatatagaagagatattatagttttataactattttttttgaaaagttttttaaaaagattatttttttattaccttatataattcttttttagttttttcctgtattttttttaagattacacGTTCATGACAAAAACTTGCATCCACAACGTTCCTAATTTTTTTAGGACAAATATCTATATCATTAAGGAGATAAATGCATTAATTTGatttcttgataaaaaaataaataaagtaaagtAAAACTAGTAACAAATTAAAAACCACTCTAGTTTCACAAACAAGAGAGTTTTGAGTGTTGAAAGTGTGAAATGTTCACAAACACAACCATGCAGAACTGTTATGAAAAGAGGTTTCAATAATACCAACCCCTAACTCTAGATTCTCAACTACACACTATGACACACTACGTTTATGGGGACGAGTTTTatagtgaagaagaagaagacactTGATTCTCCTCTAATTCGATCTCCTCTTTCATCTCCTTGGAACAAATAGCTTTAGGTTTGAATCCCTTCTCGAGTAACTTCTCAACCTCCTCAAACGACAATCCTTTTGTCTCGGGCACAACGAAATAGATGGCTATAAAGCCTATGAACGAGAATCCAGCAAACAGAATAAAAGTCCCAGCAGAGCCCAAAGCATTAGTGAGAGTTAAGAAAGTCTCACTGACTAATAGATTAGCTGACCAATTAGACACTGCAGCAATTCCTCCACCAAACCCTCTGTATTTCAAAGGATATATTTCAGAGTTGACAAGCCATGGAACACTGCCCATTCCGGGTGAATAGCATATAATGTATAGGCCTAAAAATGCTACTGCCAAGAATCCAAATTTGCTGGGACAACCTTCTGTGTACCAAGTTCGCTTCTCCATTCGACAAGAGCTTCTCATATCATTACTCACAGCCAAACAGGCTCCAGGATGAAGCTGTTAATGACAAACAGAGGAAAAAAACAACGGTGAGTTAAGTTAAAATAAAGATGGTTCTCAGAAAGAATATTGATACATAAATTAGTAACAAAAATGACTACAAGAgttcaaaattaaaatttaccCCATTTCCACTGCTGGCACAAAATCCACAATCTGGTGCCTTCAAACATGACATGCAGCTCCATGATTGAGAATTGGGGGCTGAGAGGTAAGCTGGGCATGTCCTGTTTCCACCGAAGTGCATGGATTCCAAGCTGCTAACAGCAGGAGCAGTGGCAGCAGCCTGGAAAAACACtactgccaaggccacaaggcaTGAAATGATTCCGACGAGGGAGACAAGCATGAACCTTCTCCTTCCATACTTATCCACAAAGCCCATACTTATTATGGAGCCAACAAAGTTGAGACCAGAGGTGACTAGAGAAAGTGCTAAAGCTGTTTGCCTGGACGCAAATCCAGCAAATTGAACAACAGTAGGGCTGTAGTACAGGACAGTGTTTATGCCTACAAATTGTTGGGTGACTTGGACAGTGATGCCTGCGAGAAGTGCTCTACGGACTACTTTGTTTCGAAGAGCACTCTTCAGTCTTGGAAAAAATCCATCACCAAGTTCTCCTTCATCGTCTTTTTCTGCTTCAACCGAATCCTTCAGGGCCTTCATCTCATTTTCGACTTCATTAGCAGGAAAGATCTTTTCTAAAATAGACCTAGCCTCATCTATCTTGTTCTGATTAAAAAAGAAAACTTGCACAAGTTAGAATAAAGTTTGCATAAAAATATTGGCTATCAGAAGAAAACTCTTCAGCACATTACTATATATTATGAATTGATAATGATTCACAACCACCCTAAGCATTACAAACCCTTATAGATGAGTTAAAAACCTAGCTGTTGAGCCTGTTACCTGTCTGAAGAGCCATCTTGGGGACTCTGGGAGAGACAGCATGAGGATGAACTGAATCAAGGGTGGAAGTCCAGCCACACCAAGCATCCAACGCCAGGTGCCAGTAACCTGAAATAAAAAATGATGAGTTACAGTTTAACAAACGTACACCCTATAGTCTAGTTGATTCTCTTTGAAATATTCAAACGTTGAGGACTCTCAAGACTTAAATATATGGACATACCCTAGTAAAAGCTAGGTTGATTAGATACGACAAAAACTGTCCACCAGTAATCAGCAATGCATTTGAACTAACAAGCGCCCCTCTGATTCTAGTGGGTGAACTTTCTGAGATGTATAGTGGTGAAGCCATGGAAGCCATCCCAACTCCAAAACCAACTAATATTCTACCTACAATAAGCACCCACGGAGCGGGAGCTACTGCCATAACAATTGCACCAATGAAGAATACTATGTCTGCAAACATAAGTGCCTTTTTACGGCCAAAACAATCACTGATCCAGCCACCGATTGCAGCACCGACTATAGCGCCTGCAACAGCCATACTCACTATTGTCTCCTGCACATACCAAATAAATATAATCACAAATTGagcttaaatataaatataagtatatatatggcATCAATCCCATTGACAAGCATAAAGAGTGAAGGCAATGCACTTCACTAGTGAGAAAGCTCACCTGCAGCCATGCTTTCTTATCTACGTCAGCAAATTCCTCTCTAATGTAAAGGAGTGCCCCAGAAATCACTCCTGCACCATCCCCACAATACAAAGAATCAATTAAAAGCTCATTTTAGAATATTTACTTGGATAAAAGTCTGTTCACTCATACCTCTATACCATATGCATATAAACAATGATTTTCAC
This genomic interval from Humulus lupulus chromosome 8, drHumLupu1.1, whole genome shotgun sequence contains the following:
- the LOC133796864 gene encoding inositol transporter 4-like, whose protein sequence is MEGGYHKADKTEFLESWRVSWRTPYIMRLSLTAGIGGLLFGYDTGVISGALLYIREEFADVDKKAWLQETIVSMAVAGAIVGAAIGGWISDCFGRKKALMFADIVFFIGAIVMAVAPAPWVLIVGRILVGFGVGMASMASPLYISESSPTRIRGALVSSNALLITGGQFLSYLINLAFTRVTGTWRWMLGVAGLPPLIQFILMLSLPESPRWLFRQNKIDEARSILEKIFPANEVENEMKALKDSVEAEKDDEGELGDGFFPRLKSALRNKVVRRALLAGITVQVTQQFVGINTVLYYSPTVVQFAGFASRQTALALSLVTSGLNFVGSIISMGFVDKYGRRRFMLVSLVGIISCLVALAVVFFQAAATAPAVSSLESMHFGGNRTCPAYLSAPNSQSWSCMSCLKAPDCGFCASSGNGLHPGACLAVSNDMRSSCRMEKRTWYTEGCPSKFGFLAVAFLGLYIICYSPGMGSVPWLVNSEIYPLKYRGFGGGIAAVSNWSANLLVSETFLTLTNALGSAGTFILFAGFSFIGFIAIYFVVPETKGLSFEEVEKLLEKGFKPKAICSKEMKEEIELEENQVSSSSSL